One segment of Rhodothermales bacterium DNA contains the following:
- a CDS encoding ZIP family metal transporter → MNEFLTVLLLAALPAAANFGGGLLAEVLPQSDRVLRLALHLAAGIVIGVVGIELMEQVLGVDRPWIPILTLVAGGAVAVGLDSSVEYVRCRFGGADAASSASAWMIYLGVSVDLFSDGVLIGTGSTLSLGLGLLLALGQVPADVPEGFATIATFRREGLPRRRRLLLAASLAIPIFAGATLSYWAVRGLPEIYKVSLLALTAGVLLTVAIEEMVTQAHQTEDSRWDSLALVGGFALFALVAVYFG, encoded by the coding sequence GAGTTCCTCACCGTGCTCCTACTCGCCGCACTCCCGGCCGCTGCCAACTTCGGCGGGGGCCTGCTGGCCGAGGTGCTCCCCCAGAGCGACCGCGTGCTGCGCCTGGCGCTCCACCTCGCTGCCGGCATCGTCATCGGCGTGGTCGGGATCGAGCTGATGGAGCAGGTGCTCGGCGTCGACCGGCCGTGGATCCCGATTCTGACGCTCGTGGCGGGGGGTGCCGTGGCCGTAGGCCTCGATAGCTCTGTCGAGTACGTCCGCTGCCGGTTCGGCGGAGCCGACGCCGCCTCGAGCGCGAGTGCGTGGATGATCTACCTCGGCGTGTCGGTGGACCTCTTCTCGGACGGCGTCTTGATCGGGACCGGCTCGACGCTCAGCCTCGGGCTGGGCCTCCTCCTGGCCCTCGGGCAGGTGCCGGCCGACGTGCCCGAGGGGTTCGCCACGATCGCCACGTTCCGCCGCGAGGGGCTCCCCCGGCGGCGGCGTCTCCTGCTCGCCGCCTCGCTCGCCATCCCCATCTTCGCTGGCGCGACGCTGAGCTACTGGGCGGTCCGCGGTCTCCCGGAGATCTACAAGGTGTCGCTCCTGGCCCTCACGGCCGGCGTTCTCCTCACCGTCGCCATCGAGGAGATGGTGACGCAGGCCCACCAGACGGAGGACTCCCGCTGGGACTCGCTCGCGCTCGTCGGCGGGTTCGCCCTCTTCGCCCTCGTCGCCGTCTACTTCGGCTGA
- a CDS encoding heavy metal translocating P-type ATPase, whose amino-acid sequence MPETFRFDLPVVLPEVPDARDACVTRLTDELAATEGVERAHVVPAENGEPAQVCIHYDPDQLALPRIRRIAERAGARITGRYGHVLWEADGLAHQRRARTVTERLKQQPGVVEAEANATGPIRIEFDREATDEAALRRALADLGVTVAPEPAEVAAVDHAGHDHAPGEGHDHEEGGGAHDHAHGGIFGERTEVIFAVLSGVCVALGWVLAAFTGVAEWVPLALFIGAYLFGGWFTVREAWDSIRAGRFEIDFLMLVAAAGAAALGEWFEGALLLFLFSIGHALEGYAMGRARKAIEALAELAPDTATVRRDGAEHEVPVEDLAVGDTVIVRTNERLPSDGFVVKGTSAVNQAPVTGESVPVDKRPVDDAEAALADPQALDAEYRVFAGTINGSGALEIVVTKTANESTLARVVQMVTEAETERSPTQRFTDRFERVFVPAVLALVVLLLFAWVVVDETFAESFYRAMAVLVAASPCALAIATPSAVLSGVARAGRGGVLVKGGGPLENLGQLTAMAFDKTGTLTEGSPRVTDVVPAEGATAEELLATAVAVERLSDHPLAKAVVRHGEAEGVSSAEATDLQSITGRGIRADLAGADAAAEPVYIGKDDLFAEVEGPPLPEAVRQTVERLETEGRTTMIVRRGDRYLGVVGLMDTPREAAKETIARLRAIGIERMVMISGDNQRVAEAVAKAVGLDEARGDLMPDDKVETIKALSREAKVAMVGDGVNDAPAMANATVGIAMGAAGSDVALETADVALMADDLRQLPFAVGLSRKTRGIIRQNLWMSLGMVAFLVPATIFGLGIGPAVALHEGSTLVVVFNALRLLAYREEM is encoded by the coding sequence ATGCCTGAAACGTTCCGCTTCGACCTCCCCGTCGTCCTCCCCGAAGTCCCCGACGCCCGCGACGCCTGTGTGACCCGCCTCACCGACGAGCTCGCGGCTACCGAGGGCGTCGAGCGCGCCCACGTCGTACCGGCCGAGAACGGCGAGCCGGCCCAGGTCTGCATCCACTACGACCCGGACCAGCTCGCCCTCCCCCGCATCCGGCGGATCGCCGAGCGCGCCGGAGCCCGCATCACGGGGCGCTACGGCCACGTGCTCTGGGAGGCCGACGGACTGGCCCACCAGCGCCGCGCTCGGACCGTGACGGAGCGGCTGAAGCAGCAGCCGGGTGTCGTCGAGGCCGAGGCGAACGCCACCGGCCCGATCCGGATCGAGTTCGACCGCGAGGCGACCGACGAGGCGGCACTCCGGCGAGCGCTCGCCGACCTCGGCGTGACCGTCGCCCCCGAGCCCGCCGAGGTCGCCGCGGTAGACCACGCGGGCCACGACCATGCCCCGGGCGAAGGGCACGACCACGAGGAGGGAGGCGGCGCGCACGACCACGCGCACGGCGGCATCTTCGGCGAGCGGACTGAGGTGATCTTCGCCGTGCTCTCCGGCGTCTGCGTCGCGCTCGGCTGGGTGCTGGCGGCGTTCACCGGCGTCGCCGAGTGGGTGCCGCTCGCCCTCTTCATCGGGGCGTATCTCTTCGGCGGGTGGTTCACCGTCCGCGAAGCGTGGGATTCCATCCGGGCCGGGCGGTTCGAGATCGACTTCCTCATGCTCGTGGCTGCGGCGGGTGCTGCCGCCCTCGGCGAGTGGTTCGAAGGGGCGCTGCTCCTCTTCCTCTTCTCCATTGGCCACGCGCTCGAAGGCTACGCGATGGGGCGCGCGCGGAAGGCCATCGAAGCCCTCGCCGAGCTCGCCCCCGATACGGCTACCGTCCGGCGGGACGGTGCGGAGCACGAGGTGCCCGTTGAAGACCTCGCCGTCGGCGATACCGTGATCGTCAGGACGAACGAGCGGCTCCCGTCCGACGGGTTCGTGGTGAAGGGCACGAGCGCCGTCAACCAGGCCCCCGTCACTGGCGAGAGCGTGCCCGTCGATAAGCGGCCCGTGGACGACGCCGAGGCCGCCCTCGCCGATCCGCAGGCGCTCGACGCCGAGTACCGCGTCTTCGCCGGCACCATCAACGGGAGCGGCGCCCTCGAGATCGTCGTGACGAAGACGGCGAACGAGTCCACGCTGGCCCGCGTGGTGCAGATGGTGACCGAGGCCGAGACCGAGCGCTCGCCTACGCAGCGGTTCACCGACCGCTTCGAGCGGGTGTTCGTCCCGGCGGTGCTCGCCCTCGTAGTCCTGCTCCTCTTCGCGTGGGTCGTTGTGGACGAGACGTTCGCCGAGAGTTTCTACCGGGCGATGGCGGTGCTCGTGGCCGCGAGCCCGTGCGCGCTCGCGATTGCGACGCCGAGCGCGGTCCTCTCGGGCGTGGCGCGGGCCGGGCGCGGCGGCGTCCTCGTCAAAGGCGGTGGGCCGCTCGAAAACCTCGGACAGCTCACGGCGATGGCCTTCGACAAAACGGGGACGCTGACCGAGGGCTCCCCGCGCGTGACGGACGTGGTGCCCGCCGAGGGCGCGACGGCCGAGGAGCTGCTCGCGACTGCCGTCGCCGTCGAGCGGCTGAGCGATCACCCGCTCGCAAAGGCCGTCGTCCGCCACGGCGAAGCCGAAGGCGTCTCATCCGCCGAAGCGACAGACCTCCAGAGCATCACCGGGCGCGGCATCCGCGCCGACCTCGCCGGCGCGGATGCCGCGGCGGAGCCCGTCTACATCGGTAAGGACGATCTCTTCGCCGAAGTCGAGGGACCGCCCCTCCCCGAGGCCGTCCGCCAGACGGTCGAGCGGCTGGAGACCGAGGGCCGGACGACGATGATCGTCCGCCGGGGCGACCGCTACCTCGGCGTCGTCGGGCTGATGGACACGCCGCGCGAGGCGGCGAAGGAGACGATCGCTCGGCTCCGCGCGATCGGGATCGAGCGGATGGTGATGATCTCGGGCGACAACCAGCGCGTGGCCGAGGCCGTAGCGAAGGCCGTAGGGCTCGACGAGGCGCGCGGAGACCTCATGCCTGACGACAAGGTCGAGACGATCAAGGCCCTCAGCCGGGAGGCGAAGGTGGCCATGGTCGGCGACGGCGTCAACGACGCGCCCGCGATGGCGAACGCGACGGTCGGGATCGCGATGGGCGCGGCCGGGAGCGACGTCGCGCTCGAGACGGCCGACGTGGCGCTCATGGCCGACGACCTCCGGCAGCTCCCGTTCGCCGTCGGGCTGAGCCGAAAGACGCGGGGGATCATCCGGCAGAACCTGTGGATGAGCCTGGGGATGGTGGCGTTCCTCGTTCCCGCGACGATCTTCGGGCTCGGCATCGGCCCGGCGGTCGCACTCCACGAGGGGAGCACCCTCGTCGTCGTGTTCAACGCGCTCCGACTCCTCGCTTACCGTGAGGAAATGTAG
- a CDS encoding metalloregulator ArsR/SmtB family transcription factor: protein MPKSPARLAVSDRNCVRPDSSHSRADELQAIHRDALGNDHLVALSAYFTAASNETRLRMLYVLWRAGELCVCDLADLFEITQPAVSRHLKILREKAIVVARRDAQTLYYSVCTDNPFARLLVRLFEEQAASGVTLHLDGLTTPGGSSHA, encoded by the coding sequence ATGCCCAAGTCTCCCGCCCGCCTCGCCGTCTCCGACCGGAACTGCGTTCGGCCCGACTCCTCGCACAGCCGTGCCGACGAGCTCCAGGCCATCCACCGCGACGCCCTCGGCAACGACCACCTCGTCGCCCTCTCGGCCTACTTCACGGCGGCCTCCAACGAGACCCGGCTCCGGATGCTCTACGTCCTCTGGCGGGCCGGGGAGCTCTGCGTCTGCGACCTCGCCGACCTCTTCGAGATCACGCAGCCGGCCGTCTCGCGCCACCTCAAGATCCTCCGCGAGAAGGCCATTGTCGTGGCCCGTCGCGATGCCCAGACCCTGTACTACTCGGTCTGCACCGACAACCCGTTCGCCCGCCTCCTCGTCCGGCTCTTTGAGGAGCAAGCCGCGAGCGGCGTGACCCTCCACCTCGACGGACTCACCACGCCCGGCGGCTCCTCCCACGCCTGA
- a CDS encoding mercuric transporter MerT family protein, which translates to MTNRPIDPTPDPGARRGLAVALGAAVAASACCTIPLLLVSLGVGGAWVGSLAAFEPYRPLFVAVAVLALGYVGWREWRAARLAASDIDCDCEEEVVSPRTRRALLAVGVLAAALLLASPYLIRASGAPTDPALAYADPAVSLATARVTLAVEGMTCASCDATVRRALLNVDGVEDAAVSFEPPRAVVSFDPTRTTVADLTAATAAVGYPTRPVTDG; encoded by the coding sequence ATGACGAACCGGCCGATCGACCCAACCCCTGATCCAGGCGCCCGCCGCGGTCTCGCCGTCGCGCTCGGCGCGGCCGTCGCCGCCAGCGCCTGCTGCACGATCCCGCTCCTCCTCGTCTCGCTCGGTGTGGGCGGAGCCTGGGTCGGCTCGCTCGCGGCGTTCGAGCCCTACCGGCCCCTCTTCGTGGCCGTCGCCGTCCTCGCCCTCGGCTATGTCGGCTGGCGGGAGTGGCGGGCCGCCCGTCTCGCGGCCTCGGACATTGACTGCGACTGCGAAGAGGAGGTGGTGTCCCCGCGCACGCGGCGGGCGCTCCTGGCGGTCGGCGTGCTCGCGGCCGCCCTCCTCCTGGCTTCGCCGTACCTCATCCGGGCCTCCGGGGCGCCGACCGACCCGGCCCTCGCCTACGCCGATCCAGCCGTCTCGCTAGCGACGGCCCGCGTCACGCTCGCGGTCGAGGGCATGACGTGCGCGTCGTGTGACGCGACGGTCCGCCGCGCGCTCCTGAACGTGGACGGCGTCGAGGATGCGGCTGTTTCGTTCGAGCCGCCTCGGGCCGTCGTCTCGTTCGATCCTACGCGGACGACCGTCGCCGACCTCACGGCCGCGACCGCCGCCGTCGGCTACCCTACACGCCCTGTCACTGATGGCTAG
- a CDS encoding sodium:proton antiporter: MADAAAAVAAAGVPAEAVGGAPVRLAAASAVSEEPTVAPPAWLVLPFVVLLLMIATGPLFYIHHWHRHYPKYAVGLGAVVVLYYVFVLEAPMAMFYALEEFLSFIALVAALFVAASGIYVHLNVRGRPLTNVALLSVGAVLANFIATTGAAMLLIRPFLNLNRGRLRPYHVVFFIFIVANVGGALTPIGDPPLFLGFLRGVPFFWTLANVWYVWLPTLALLLGVFYVFDRRNRAVSVAPEAGAPAVRVIGARSLLWVGVTVAAVFVDPQVIPGVPALHVGAVELPFGIRELVMFAVVGLAYRTAKPEALRRNEFNFEPIREVGWLFLGIFACMVPALSLIGLYAREQADALTTGTFFWGTGALSAFLDNAPTYLNFLAASMGKFGLDVNDALAVRAFAEGGADLGPAGVPTGVFLQAISVAAVFFGAMTYIGNAPNFMVKAIAEGHGEASPDYPDGVPHGEVPHSARPPTFAGYLFRYAIPILLPIYAVIWLVLYSPWGLLT, encoded by the coding sequence GTGGCCGATGCTGCCGCGGCCGTCGCGGCGGCGGGCGTACCCGCTGAAGCCGTGGGGGGCGCACCCGTCCGCCTCGCCGCCGCGTCGGCCGTGTCGGAGGAGCCGACGGTGGCACCGCCGGCCTGGCTGGTGCTCCCCTTCGTCGTGCTCCTGCTCATGATCGCGACGGGGCCGCTCTTCTACATCCACCACTGGCACCGCCACTACCCGAAGTACGCCGTCGGGCTCGGGGCCGTCGTCGTGCTCTACTACGTGTTCGTGCTCGAGGCCCCGATGGCGATGTTCTACGCGCTCGAGGAGTTCCTCTCGTTCATCGCCCTCGTGGCGGCGCTCTTCGTGGCGGCGAGCGGGATCTACGTCCACCTCAACGTGCGGGGCCGGCCGCTGACGAACGTGGCCCTCCTCTCGGTCGGGGCCGTCCTCGCCAACTTCATCGCGACGACGGGGGCGGCCATGCTCCTCATCCGCCCGTTCCTCAACCTCAACCGGGGGCGGCTGAGGCCCTACCACGTCGTCTTCTTCATCTTCATCGTCGCCAACGTCGGCGGCGCGCTCACGCCCATCGGCGATCCCCCGCTCTTCCTCGGCTTCCTGCGCGGGGTCCCGTTTTTCTGGACGCTCGCGAATGTGTGGTACGTGTGGCTCCCGACGCTGGCGCTCCTGCTCGGCGTCTTCTACGTGTTCGACCGCCGGAACCGGGCCGTGAGCGTCGCCCCGGAGGCGGGGGCCCCCGCCGTCCGCGTCATCGGGGCGCGGAGCCTGCTCTGGGTCGGAGTCACGGTGGCGGCCGTGTTCGTGGACCCCCAGGTGATCCCGGGCGTGCCCGCACTCCACGTCGGCGCGGTCGAGCTCCCGTTCGGGATCCGCGAGCTCGTCATGTTCGCCGTCGTCGGGTTGGCCTACCGGACGGCGAAGCCGGAGGCGCTCCGCCGCAACGAGTTCAACTTCGAGCCGATCCGCGAGGTCGGGTGGCTCTTCCTCGGCATCTTCGCCTGCATGGTCCCGGCGCTGAGCCTCATCGGGCTCTACGCGCGCGAGCAGGCCGACGCCCTCACGACGGGGACGTTCTTCTGGGGGACCGGCGCGCTCTCGGCCTTCCTCGACAACGCCCCGACCTACCTCAACTTCCTCGCCGCCTCGATGGGGAAGTTCGGGCTCGACGTGAACGACGCCCTCGCCGTGCGCGCCTTCGCCGAGGGCGGAGCCGACCTCGGCCCGGCCGGCGTCCCGACGGGGGTGTTCCTCCAGGCGATCTCGGTGGCGGCCGTGTTCTTCGGGGCGATGACGTACATCGGGAACGCGCCGAACTTCATGGTGAAGGCCATCGCTGAGGGCCACGGTGAGGCGTCGCCGGACTACCCGGACGGCGTCCCCCACGGTGAGGTGCCCCACAGCGCCCGTCCGCCCACGTTCGCCGGTTACCTCTTCCGCTACGCCATCCCCATCCTCCTCCCGATCTACGCGGTGATCTGGCTCGTCCTCTACAGCCCGTGGGGGCTGCTCACCTGA